The DNA region ATAAGGGAGAGCATTTTATTTGTGTAGCTCCAACATCAGGTGGAAAAACTTTAGTTAcagaattatatatatttgaagagataaaaaattgtaaaaaaatattttttatatttccattgaattctttaataaatgaaaaaatgacatatttaaaaaatatttgtaaaggtactaatataaatataggTAATGAAatagaagaaaatgatataatattatgcacatatgaaaaatttaatagttatttaaataaaaataaattaaatgatgataataaatgtatagaatataatataaaaaataatacacCATCTaattgttataataataattcaaaaggtttaaagaataataattttattgttataataGATGAGTTTCATcatattaatgaaaaaggtagaggaatatatattgaaaatattgtttcaaaaatattatatatgaataaaaaagtatgtcatataaaaattatatgtatgagTGGTACCTTAAATAATATCtcaatattaaaaaaatggatGAAAGCTAAATGttatatttcttcttaTCGCCCACAAGAAATAAAAGAACATTATGTCTGTAAttttaatgtatataaaaaaaaagtattaGATGGCACATTTTATAACGcttgtaatatatttagtTTTCATGATATATGttatgataaaaatttacaaaAGGACGAATCAACATCTTCCTTTCAAAGTCATATGATGGATCACACTAATATGATCAATATGAAAAAGGGATCACTACAATatggaaataaaaatatgtacatacataataataataataataatgatataatgATGATACATTCTAGTCATATAAATATGGGTGATGATCAAGAAGAAAGAAAACAATATAGTGGACAGAATAAAAGATCAAGTTCTAATAGAGGAAGGAGTTTTTCATATGAAccaaataataataaaagaataaattataatcaCAGTAATAATTATGCATCTAGTAATAATAACACAGTCAGTTATAGTTATTTTAGTAGTGTTGAAGAAAATGACACCACCAgcaataataataataataataatattgataataatagtgatcataataattacaattattataatagtATGAATAGTATGAATAATGATTGTAGATCTAgttataattataacaCAAGTTATAGCAACTACAACGATATGAATTCATCgactattaatattaatattaatcaTAATGACaattgtaataaaaataattatgataataatatcagAAGTACTGCTCAGGATACAACCcatgataataaaaaacagaaagaaaattataGAAACGAAAATAGCTATAGCAATATTTCCGGCATTTCAAGCTatatcaataataatattatgaataataatatgaataataatatgaaaaataatattatgaataataatattgtgaataataataatatgaataataatattatcaataataatattatcaataataatattatcaataataatattgtcaataataatattatcaataataatattgtcaataataatattgtcaataataataaaaccAGGTCAAATATTAAAGATTCACATTATATATCAGCAAATAGGAACATACACACAGAAAAAAACCAAAAAGATTCTTTGAATGAACATAGAAATAATGtaataaaagataatttAATTTGTGAGAAAAATAGTAAGGATAGTGTTATATCCTTTcttaataaaaagaatcagaatagaaataaatttaatacTTTAAATACTAGTTTAattaattctttattatatttttctttacaTAGTTATATTAACAACTTGAatacattaatattttgttctacaaaaaaaatgtgCGAATTTTATGTCAACcttataaatgaatatctcattacattaaaaaatattgcTATACCAgaaaatatagaaataaaaagaaaagaattaaaagaaaagatttataatatagacaaatgtatatatgaaaaaatgCATAAATTAATATCGAATGGAGTATGCTATTATTATAGTgatatttctttttctattAAACGATTATTAGAAAATGCATATAAAGAGaaaacattatttttattaacatGTACATCAACCCTATCTGTTGGattaaatttatttgtaGATAGAGTTATAATATCATCTCCATTTGTTGCTCAGAATTTTTTGACAAATACACAATATAAACAGATGATTGGTCGTGCTGCTAGATTAAAAAAAGGAGATTCATTTCTATTTATAGAGAAAGAATATGAGAAGAAAATGTTAGATTTATTTAAAGAGacatatacaaatattagGAGTACAATGCATTCTAATACATTTGAAGaattagaaaaatatattattgaatttttatgtttattttatgaaaatgaatatgtatctttttatgatataatCCATATGTTTTCTTATTCATTGTATTATAATGAAACTGTATCGAATACGTTAAAACAAGAAATAAATGCAAGTCCTTCGatatatgcatataaaGAGTGTAAGGACCAGATAGTTATTCCTTCGACTAGTGTCAAGAAAAATTTTGATAGTGTGTATCTTGATAGTGCATCTACAGAGGAAACGGCAACAAAGAGGAAGAGCCAATGTGATGat from Plasmodium gaboni strain SY75 chromosome 14, whole genome shotgun sequence includes:
- a CDS encoding putative DEAD/DEAH box helicase, which produces KKEKIKELYEWQDECLIELKKVNWDKGEHFICVAPTSGGKTLVTELYIFEEIKNCKKIFFIFPLNSLINEKMTYLKNICKGTNINIGNEIEENDIILCTYEKFNSYLNKNKLNDDNKCIEYNIKNNTPSNCYNNNSKGLKNNNFIVIIDEFHHINEKGRGIYIENIVSKILYMNKKVCHIKIICMSGTLNNISILKKWMKAKCYISSYRPQEIKEHYVCNFNVYKKKVLDGTFYNACNIFSFHDICYDKNLQKDESTSSFQSHMMDHTNMINMKKGSLQYGNKNMYIHNNNNNNDIMMIHSSHINMGDDQEERKQYSGQNKRSSSNRGRSFSYEPNNNKRINYNHSNNYASSNNNTVSYSYFSSVEENDTTSNNNNNNNIDNNSDHNNYNYYNSMNSMNNDCRSSYNYNTSYSNYNDMNSSTINININHNDNCNKNNYDNNIRSTAQDTTHDNKKQKENYRNENSYSNISGISSYINNNIMNNNMNNNMKNNIMNNNIVNNNNMNNNIINNNIINNNIINNNIVNNNIINNNIVNNNIVNNNKTRSNIKDSHYISANRNIHTEKNQKDSLNEHRNNVIKDNLICEKNSKDSVISFLNKKNQNRNKFNTLNTSLINSLLYFSLHSYINNLNTLIFCSTKKMCEFYVNLINEYLITLKNIAIPENIEIKRKELKEKIYNIDKCIYEKMHKLISNGVCYYYSDISFSIKRLLENAYKEKTLFLLTCTSTLSVGLNLFVDRVIISSPFVAQNFLTNTQYKQMIGRAARLKKGDSFLFIEKEYEKKMLDLFKETYTNIRSTMHSNTFEELEKYIIEFLCLFYENEYVSFYDIIHMFSYSLYYNETVSNTLKQEINASPSIYAYKECKDQIVIPSTSVKKNFDSVYLDSASTEETATKRKSQCDDYDNNMGRNKYSVGDIYGNNNNNNNNKNKHVDSNNNDNCNNNNDNCNNNNDNCNNNNNNDDDNNNFKVVYNKDQCLFTHRDVNVTPIRKIDEYKKGNKNELLKDNINKSCSFYFNINLNYFTCDEIIFYHNKKNEIYKVLDTLLKNKCIEIHNEKIKITNFCRSLFISNLNLSIGIDLINEIRMYDKIYLYNNFHLCYICSSYNINIVSFHYELSHIKNLLSLISDQYTKNIIFKILKFDSDIINMLNLKTQPNQKKKNYFSNIQLERKYSKLYLSILLFLYLNEQDIHIICSIYKITPDVLKSILQHTFIHINILISFFDKLNEWILVSLLKKFLQKFKNSKPSLLSSSKFKKAKNFHQK